The genomic interval GGTGGCGGGCGTGAGTCCCGTCAGGACGATCTGCTTCGCGAACCCGAGGGTGTCGGGGCTGACCTTCTGCAGGAGCTTGCCGCCGGGGGAATCGTAAAGGAAGAGAGAATCGCGCGAGAGTTCGCTGGAGGTCCAGGTAACGGTGGCGCGCACGTCCTCGGGGATGACGTTCACGTTGCGGAACTTGGGGCCTTCGTTGTCGGGCGGGATATCGGCCGCCAACATTTGCGCGGGGATGACCATCTGAGCGGAGAAGTCGATGCACGTTTCGGTATTGTCCCATTTATCCCATTCGTCCAAGAGGAGATCGTTGGGGTGGCATCCTCCCATGAAGGCCCCCTTGGGGACCTTGTACTCGTAGGGAAAGCCTCCCGCGTTGTAGCCTTCGGGATTGGAGGCCCGGTTATGGGGATGCTGCAGGTTCCGATCGCCCGCGCCCATGATGAAGCTGAGGTCCCAGGGGTTCACCCCCAACTCGTAATTCATGTTGTCCATGCCGAAATGCAGGTAGTCCTTGTCGCCGGTGAGATCCCAATAGAGGAAAAGTTCCAGTACGGTGCCGAAGTTGTAACGGTTGTAACCCCAATGTTCGGAGACGAAGACGCCGTTGTAGGGAGGCTGGGCGTGAATGGCATAGAGCGGGAATTTGGAGTTCGCGAGCGCCTGGGTGCCGTTGCTGCCATCATTGATGGTGCGCGCCAACAGCGCGATGCAGTCCGCCTTCAGGGAATCGGCTACTTGGGGGGACAGCCCGTAAGCGGCGGCCTTTTGCGGATTGTCCACGATCAGTTTCGCCAATCCGTAGGTGGTGAAGACGTGGGTGTTCTCGTAATCGGTCGGCCATCCGCCGGGCATGAACGGTCCCACTCCGCCGGTGCTCCCTGCCACGGCCTGGGCCATCAGGCCGGTGGGGAATTCGCCCTGGTTGAATTGGGCGTTAGGGCTTTTGCCCAAGGCGGGGTTGTCGAGCAGATCGAATTTGTAGGTCGTATCCTTGGTCGCGAACCAGAGGGCGAAGGCGGCCAGGGCTTCGTCGTCCCGGGTGGGGCCGCCGCCCGGATAGCAACAAGGGTTCTTGGTGGTGCTGCCGCGTTTGACGGAGATGATCTTGGCGTAGATATCCTTGGCGGCGGCGAGGCACTCGGCGGCATAAGCCGGATCGAAGGGCTCCCATCCCCATGAGAAGAACGCCAATGCCGCGCAGAACATGCCCGCGACATTGCTGCCGATGCCGGCGGTTACGATCCGATCGGGCCCGCCGCGGGTGACGGGTTGGGCATCCTGTTTTTCGGGAACGTCCCAATAGAGGTGATCGACGCCGGGACCCGTGCCCACGCTATGGTACATGTCGGCCTTGTCGATGAGGCCGTCCTTCTTGCTGGCCTTATACAGCTTCAGGATGAAATCGGCGCCGACCTTGGCCTCGTTCAGGACGTCGGGTATCCCGTCGTTCCCGAATGGCAAGGTATCGTTGTAAGACGCGCCGTACAGGTCTTCCCCCTTCTGGGGCCAATAGGCGTATGCCAGCGCAAGGACCAGCGCGGCATAGCCTTCGGTCTCGCCGTACTTGCCATGGTCGCCGCAATCATGCCACCCGCCCGACAAGTCACCAGCCCGCCCCGCCCCGAGCGCGCTCCCGTCCTTAAGATGGCAATCCTTGTGGAACCAGCTATGGGTCGCGCCGCAGCGTTGCGCCCCGAAGAAATTCAGCGTCTTCCCGAAAACGAGATTGTAAACCTGGTCGTCGATTGCGAAGGTGGCCGAGGTATCCTTACCGCAGGTCAGGAAATACCTCCCCGGCGCCTTGAGGCTCGAGAAATCGGCCAAAGTCAGGGACACGTTGGCCAAAGCCTTATCCAACTGGTAGAGCGGATTAATGCTGTTGTAATAGCCGAGGATGCGGATCCCGCCTTCGGTGGACGGACCGATCGCGGAAAGGGGGCCTTTGTACGCCACCGTGCGCGACACCGCATCCACGACCTGAAATTCGGCCGCCGCCGCATTGGCCACGAAGGCACGCTTATGATCGTCCTGGGGCAGGTAACCCACCTGATTAACGCGGATGTTACGCGGGTGGAGGTTGAGGGAGTCGAGTTGCCGCCGCCCGCAAGACGCGCAAGTCTTGTCGACCACGACTTGGGCATGGAGGGAAACGGCCGTTAGGGCGGCGATCCAGACCAAGATGCGGGCAGGCCATTTGGCCCAAAGGCGAAAGTGCGTTGCAGAAGGGACCGAGTCGAAACTATTATGCTTGGATCTGCTCATGGAGCTTTCTTTGTGGGCTACGGGCACCGATACGTTTGTCTTAAGTCCACGGAAACGGACTAATGCTTACTAGCTAGGAAAGGTAGGGCAAAAATGCGGTTAATATCCGCATTTTTTCCGATTCTCTCCCCCTTTTCTACCCGTTCCTCAATTCTACCCTTTCCACCCGGCAGATCAACCTAGGGGTTGTCGCGAAAGCATGGTTTTTCGCGACTACCTTAATTGAAGGGACGATAACTCTTGCGCGACTCGCAGTAAGGGCGATTAGGACATGGCAACGCTAACGGATATTTACAAGCCGGAATTGTGGGAAAGCTTCTTCGTCATGGTAGGCGGCGGGGTAGCCGCGTTGACCGGCCTAGTCTTCGTCGCGCTCTCCTTAAGCCTTGAGGAGATGGCTAAAGAGGCCACCCCGAAATATCGTTCCATCAATACGTTAGCCGGATTAACCGCCATTTTCGTGAGGTGCGCGTTGGTTCTGATGGGCGGCCAAGACCATACGGCAATAGCCGTGGAGTGGTTGATAACCGCATCGATTGGGGTCATCATTTTCCTGTACGGTTTCCGTCAGGCGTTCAAGTTCGGGTCCCAGCCTAGTAAATATCGCTTAGCGATCGGAAGCTCCTTATACCTGGCGGAAATAACCGGTTCCGTGGCGCTGCTAGCCGGGTCGCTGTGGGGGTTGTACCTGGCCGCGATTGCCATGATCTTGAACGTGGCATTCATGATTTCAGCCGCATGGCTGCTGGTTGTCGGGGTATTCCAGGCGAACAGAGAGAAACAAAGCCGATCTGCCGTCGCGGGCGAAGCAGGGCGCCGATCGGAGAGCTAGGAATCAGGTCAGTAACCGGCGCGTTACGGATCGGAAACCGACGCGCCGAGTCAGGGCGGGTTCGCGCCGATTCGCTCCGGCCTTCCCGGAATCCGTTTGCCGTCGAAACGGAAAGGCGTCCCTTCCGCGGATATGGCCCGCGGGTAGTCCGGGAACAAGCCGGGAAAGGAAATCCGCGCTCCACGGCCCGACGCGGGGTTCGTGCGAATAGCGGAAATGCCCAAGGCGTTCGCCGCCGCCTGCAGTCCGGGGCGGATATCGGCCCAGGATCCGTATTGATCCACGCCGGAGTAGGACCAGGCCATGGCTCCCGCATAGCCGGAGTCCACCGCCCCTTGATAGAATTGCGTCTCGGTCCGATACCCCGATTCGCCGTTGCCGGGGAACTCCCCTATCAAGACGGGCTTGTTCAATTTCCAGGCCGTGGCCTTCTTGTCGAAAGGGCTATAGGTCCAGCCCGACCCCCGCATCCAGGAATAGTAGTGGACCTGGTAGAAGTCCAACTTGGAAAGCGAATCCCCGGTCGCGGCGAACAAGGCGCTGTCGCTCCATAAATTCCTTTCCATGCCGGTGGGATTGTCCCAGTCCCATTTCAGGCTCGCCGATCCCGTGGTGACCAACGCCTGCGGCGCCGCGCGGTGGATGGCGGCCGCGAGCTTGCCGGTCCAGGCTTGTAACTGCCGGGTGGTAGCCCTTTGCGGCGTGCTGCCGTCGTTGTCGAGCATCCACTCCGGCTCATTGCAGATTTCCCAGGCGACCAGAGCCGGATGCGTCCCGAAACGTTGGGCCAAGGGCGTCAGCACCTTTTCGATATAGGAACGCGTATGCGCCGTATCGGTAACCAGCTGGATGTGCATGCCCGCGTAGGGTCCGGCCGAAGCCGTGAAATCCTTCGCCAAATCGAAGGACCAAAGCGAGGGCATCACCAGAATGCCATGCCGCTCCGCCGCGTCGAGGATGGCCTGGAATTGCGGGATGAATTCGGAATCGAGCCCGGTGACCATACCTTGCCCGTCGAACTCGGGCGAGGAACGGCCGTCGCAATGGACCCACCAGCGCACCGAATTGCCGCCGGCCGCGGCCACCGCGGTGAAAACGCTATCGAAGAAGTTCGCATCGTAGAGCGCGCCCCACGTGGGGTGGCGGCCTACATCGGTGCCGAAGGCATTCCAAGGAACGTTGACGCCGTTGAGGAAAACCGGTTTCTGACGGAAGATGAGGCGGTTAGAGTTTTGCGACCAGATCAGGGCAGCGGGCAATAAGACCATTGCAAGCAACCGGGTCTTCGCAATCAGGAAAAATCGCATTACCATGCCCAATAGCTAACATAATTTTCGAAAAGCGGTACGGATGGATTTACGGTTTAATCGCGAACGCCTTCACGACTTTCATCCCGGCACCCCGCAACTCGAACAAATACCTACCCCGAGGCAGATTGCCGATGGGGAGGGAAATCTCGCGGTTCGCCTTCGTTCGGACTTCCACCATCCTGCCGTCCCCGCGGTTCAGTAGGGAGAGTTGTAACAGCGCGCCGCAGGGCGCACCAAGACCGACCATTTCTGGTTCGCTCCGCCGTTCTGGGGCCACTGGTCAATCAGCGCCCCGGCGCTGGTCGAAGCGCCGATGACGTCCAACGCCTGTCCGCTGCGGGCGTTATTCAGGATAAGGTAGTCCGGTGTACTCGGGAACCAGGCCCACTGCTGGTAGTCCCCGCCCGTCCATACGTTCTGCTCAACCGCGGCGCCGGATGCCGTGGAGCCTCCCCGCACGCCTAGCGTCTGCCCGCTCGCCTGGTTCACCAAGCGCAGAATGCCGCCCAAACGGTTCCTCTGCTGGAGATTGATCGACCACGCCTGGTTCGAGCCATCGTTCACCGTCCATTGTTCCATTTGCTGGCCCGCCGTATGCGAAGAACCCGGATCGTCCAGCGCCATCCCGCTGTTGACGCTCACGAGCAGATACGTCGAAGCGGAATCGTACTCGAATGCGCCGAGATCGTACCCGGAACCGAGGGGGCGGCAGCCGCCTCTTTGATCATAGGGTACTCCTCCGCTTCCTCCGTCGATGGCAACGCTGCCCGGCAGAAGCGGATAGACCTTAGGAAGCCCGTTGACCGACTGGAATTTCGCGAGCTGCGGGTCGATATTCAGGAAGTTCGAGGGTGGCGTGCCGGCGTATGCGAGAACGATGTCCGGGCCGACCCAGTAGGTGAAATCGCCCCATAGGTCCGCTCCCTGGGCCGCCGTGTTATAAGCGTAAATGTTATCGCCCTCATTCTTGGTGCCGCCGCCATTGGCGGCTTCGTAAAGTCCGCCGCCGCAATTTCCCGCGGAGTTCTGCGCGACGGTGATGTAGCTGGCTTCCCAATAGCCGGCATTGCCGTCATGGTAAATACCGCCCCCATTGCGGGTAGCGGAGTTCTTGCCGAAGGTTGAATTGTGCATGAAGACTCCCCCGCCGCCTTTGATGTAGAATCCGCCGCCATCGACGGTCGCCGAATTCGAGTCGAAGGTAGTGCCGTCCACTACGATATGGCCGAAGGCGCTATAGATGCCGCCGCCATTGGGCGCCCGGTTGCCGGAAAACGTAGAGCCCGTAGCGGAGATGTTCGCGAAATCATTCAAGTACCGGTCAGTACCGCCCATGATATAAACGGCCCCGCCCAGGCCTGAACCGCCGTTTTGGTCGGCTGCATTAGCTGAGAAAGTGGTGCTTTTGGCGACCAAGGTAAAGCCGCCGCCAGCGCTGGCGCCGCCGCTGCCGTCCATGGTTACCGCGCCGCCGAAACTGGCATGATTATCGTGGAACGAGCTGGAGGTTACATCCAATTCTCCCGCCGCATAGACGGCTCCCCCCGACCAGGCGCTACAGTGGTCGATCTGCACCGTCGTTAGGTTGGTCGTATTCATGTTGCCCGCCGCCGCCCTATTCACGCCCAGGCAACCTCCGGAACCGCTGTTACCATGGGCTCCGGTAAGCCGCAGCCACTTCATCGTGAGCGTCACGTCCTTCGACATCGATCCCGGCACCTGGAGGAGCGCCCCTCCGGTGGTGCTGATCGTGACCGTGGCGTAGTCGGGGTGGGCGCCTTGATAATTCCCCTGGATCGTCATCGAGCCGGTCACGGCGATCGCTCCGAGATTTGGGGCGAGGATGATATTGGTGGCGCCCGGACCGCCGAGTTGGACGATGTCGTTATTTCCGGTCCCTTGACCGCAAGCGTTCCGCGAGCCGGTGT from Fibrobacterota bacterium carries:
- a CDS encoding RICIN domain-containing protein, yielding MKNRRTAWRKPIFAGLAALASVAAQAGNVLTVTSSGDGLSGPGCTLRMAVTAANTGSRNACGQGTGNNDIVQLGGPGATNIILAPNLGAIAVTGSMTIQGNYQGAHPDYATVTISTTGGALLQVPGSMSKDVTLTMKWLRLTGAHGNSGSGGCLGVNRAAAGNMNTTNLTTVQIDHCSAWSGGAVYAAGELDVTSSSFHDNHASFGGAVTMDGSGGASAGGGFTLVAKSTTFSANAADQNGGSGLGGAVYIMGGTDRYLNDFANISATGSTFSGNRAPNGGGIYSAFGHIVVDGTTFDSNSATVDGGGFYIKGGGGVFMHNSTFGKNSATRNGGGIYHDGNAGYWEASYITVAQNSAGNCGGGLYEAANGGGTKNEGDNIYAYNTAAQGADLWGDFTYWVGPDIVLAYAGTPPSNFLNIDPQLAKFQSVNGLPKVYPLLPGSVAIDGGSGGVPYDQRGGCRPLGSGYDLGAFEYDSASTYLLVSVNSGMALDDPGSSHTAGQQMEQWTVNDGSNQAWSINLQQRNRLGGILRLVNQASGQTLGVRGGSTASGAAVEQNVWTGGDYQQWAWFPSTPDYLILNNARSGQALDVIGASTSAGALIDQWPQNGGANQKWSVLVRPAARCYNSPY
- a CDS encoding glycoside hydrolase family 9 protein — protein: MSRSKHNSFDSVPSATHFRLWAKWPARILVWIAALTAVSLHAQVVVDKTCASCGRRQLDSLNLHPRNIRVNQVGYLPQDDHKRAFVANAAAAEFQVVDAVSRTVAYKGPLSAIGPSTEGGIRILGYYNSINPLYQLDKALANVSLTLADFSSLKAPGRYFLTCGKDTSATFAIDDQVYNLVFGKTLNFFGAQRCGATHSWFHKDCHLKDGSALGAGRAGDLSGGWHDCGDHGKYGETEGYAALVLALAYAYWPQKGEDLYGASYNDTLPFGNDGIPDVLNEAKVGADFILKLYKASKKDGLIDKADMYHSVGTGPGVDHLYWDVPEKQDAQPVTRGGPDRIVTAGIGSNVAGMFCAALAFFSWGWEPFDPAYAAECLAAAKDIYAKIISVKRGSTTKNPCCYPGGGPTRDDEALAAFALWFATKDTTYKFDLLDNPALGKSPNAQFNQGEFPTGLMAQAVAGSTGGVGPFMPGGWPTDYENTHVFTTYGLAKLIVDNPQKAAAYGLSPQVADSLKADCIALLARTINDGSNGTQALANSKFPLYAIHAQPPYNGVFVSEHWGYNRYNFGTVLELFLYWDLTGDKDYLHFGMDNMNYELGVNPWDLSFIMGAGDRNLQHPHNRASNPEGYNAGGFPYEYKVPKGAFMGGCHPNDLLLDEWDKWDNTETCIDFSAQMVIPAQMLAADIPPDNEGPKFRNVNVIPEDVRATVTWTSSELSRDSLFLYDSPGGKLLQKVSPDTLGFAKQIVLTGLTPATTYYFYLKGMDIHRNVTEDKNGGAYYKFTTLSSARPPALITGVKVCNETDNKATVSWWTRNGPYDSRVDYDLATAAGKPAKVQQPDDGGLPTVFHAVTLKSLQAATGYKYSVTSGTVTDDSVGGYYHFKTTQVLVDYTLRVKPTNKGKSGTSFQMYIDIANNEQKPYTGVELRFYFTTDATTASKIVAVSDDSQMWDVAGSGSTPVLAFGTNGDGKPVKLAGFTDVYYMPIVLKSTLPVAGRARIDLQFYLDQNRTPAPFDLFTTAWSVRAHQAATDPVPFAGIDLNLGKNGIYTTPEPIEKVALPSAAWAMEDAGKAAPLTQISSMCPSGETQALPPSARVGVCS
- a CDS encoding cellulase family glycosylhydrolase; amino-acid sequence: MVLLPAALIWSQNSNRLIFRQKPVFLNGVNVPWNAFGTDVGRHPTWGALYDANFFDSVFTAVAAAGGNSVRWWVHCDGRSSPEFDGQGMVTGLDSEFIPQFQAILDAAERHGILVMPSLWSFDLAKDFTASAGPYAGMHIQLVTDTAHTRSYIEKVLTPLAQRFGTHPALVAWEICNEPEWMLDNDGSTPQRATTRQLQAWTGKLAAAIHRAAPQALVTTGSASLKWDWDNPTGMERNLWSDSALFAATGDSLSKLDFYQVHYYSWMRGSGWTYSPFDKKATAWKLNKPVLIGEFPGNGESGYRTETQFYQGAVDSGYAGAMAWSYSGVDQYGSWADIRPGLQAAANALGISAIRTNPASGRGARISFPGLFPDYPRAISAEGTPFRFDGKRIPGRPERIGANPP